One window from the genome of Toxotes jaculatrix isolate fToxJac2 chromosome 17, fToxJac2.pri, whole genome shotgun sequence encodes:
- the LOC121196806 gene encoding uncharacterized protein LOC121196806 gives MDKVKELRGKFILLFIITFIFFICISITRIPLTYRSIPNPSGPPKTCPFQISEQTITPLNNTKHLLVTAFMDQRVNGFDIRIISIFRRDSIQPLHCLFCCEGYLSRTTTPATISQHSDNFGFPFVTTDVMCQIPQNCNATQVILLTQPESVKEPKQVWLPIRNKKTNGKEEAKLQFNFTICVSNLFGDYNNVLQFAQTLEMYRLLGVDRVVIYNTSCGPDLDRLLHSYSQEGFVEMVSWPIDKHMNPSRGWLFSEHGGDLHYFGQLTTLNECIYRYMDRSRYVLLNDIDEIIMPYQHGDLMSLMNSLQQQHPNTGVFLIENHIFPKTQFEPSGRFHLPQWNGVPGINILEHIYREEPNRNIYHPHKMIVQPRMVEQTSVHEVIKHFGQGYKVPPDICRIIHVRVPLQGSLTQEQLNKDKRLWDYHEKLIPNVDKVLKRVGLLKSGGQS, from the exons ATGGACAAGGTAAAAGAATTACGAGGGAAGTTCATCCTCCTTTTCATTATTaccttcatcttcttcatctgcATCAGCATCACGAGAATACCCCTGACATACAGGTCGATCCCAAACCCGAGCGGACCTCCAAAAACTTGCCCCTTTCAGATCTCTGAGCAGACCATCACCCCCCTCAACAACACCAAGCACCTCCTGGTGACAGCCTTCATGGACCAGAGAGTGAATGGTTTTGATATACGCATCATTAGCATATTTAGGAGAGACTCCATCCAACCTCTTCACTGTCTTTTCTGCTGTGAGGGCTACTTATCAAGGACAACAACTCCAGCAACCATTTCACAACATTCAGACAACTTTGGCTTTCCCTTTGTCACGACAGATGTCATGTGTCAGATTCCTCAGAACTGCAATGCTACTCAAGTTATTCTTCTGACTCAACCAGAGAGTGTGAAAGAACCTAAACAGGTTTGGCTCCCcataagaaacaaaaagacCAATGGGAAGGAGGAGGCAAAGTTGCAGTTTAACTTCACAATCTGCGTCTCTAACCTGTTTGGAGACTACAACAATGTGCTTCAGTTTGCACAGACCCTGGAGATGTACAG GTTGCTGGGTGTGGACAGAGTGGTGATCTATAACACCAGCTGTGGCCCAGACCTCGACCGCCTGTTGCACAGCTACAGCCAGGAGGGCTTCGTGGAGATGGTTTCATGGCCCATTGACAAGCATATGAATCCATCTCGCGGCTGGCTCTTCTCAGAGCACGGAGGGGACCTGCACTACTTTGGCCAGCTGACCACGCTTAATGAGTGTATTTACAGATACATGGACCGGTCCCGTTACGTCCTGTTGAACGACATAGATGAGATTATAATGCCGTACCAACACGGCGACCTGATGTCTCTAATGAACAGTCTCCAACAGCAGCATCCAAAT ACAGGGGTGTTCCTCATCGAGAACCATATCTTCCCCAAGACACAATTTGAGCCAAGTGGGAGGTTTCACCTGCCTCAGTGGAACGGGGTGCCAGGGATTAATATTCTGGAGCACATCTACAGGGAGGAGCCTAACAGAAACATATACCATCCGCACAAGATGATCGTTCAGCCAAG GATGGTGGAGCAGACTTCAGTACACGAAGTAATCAAGCATTTTGGACAAGGTTACAAGGTTCCACCAGACATTTGTCGGATCATCCACGTTCGCGTGCCCCTGCAGGGGTCATTAACGCAGGAGCAGCTCAACAAGGACAAACGGCTCTGGGACTACCATGAAAAACTGATTCCCAACGTCGACAAGGTTCTGAAGAGAGTGGGGCTGCTGAAGTCAGGGGGGCAGAGCTGA